One Carassius gibelio isolate Cgi1373 ecotype wild population from Czech Republic chromosome A7, carGib1.2-hapl.c, whole genome shotgun sequence DNA window includes the following coding sequences:
- the LOC128016833 gene encoding acyl-coenzyme A diphosphatase NUDT19 — MNRALKHWREAATVILAAGLRHAPSADSLERVTHTAHKPAFDYHVLLLKRSGNSGFMPNAYVFPGGLVDSSDFSSEWQEVFKSFTKAPNFGIGVAKQPPGTRPPIFATDRAKLGSPIPGDVAFRICAVRETFEESGVLLAVPKQEENGIRVRTDDARDSGPLPALTTLSGMWDRDVLSKWRSLVIGDSANFIKMCRELQCLPNIWALHEWGNWLTPIGMQGKQRRYDTAFYFCCLHDTPHTLHDDREIVHFKWSSPSEVLHSYKSKEIWIAPPQFYELGRMRQFPALTDLHGFAWQRSLDGCEHWLPVLLLAPDCVASILPGDALYPEKVDPSGRSGGVMKTEKSLEKLQLDSTNLHRIVGQDPYSLTVHMNITPKYNHLSPLCAADVDNSSKDHSKL; from the exons ATGAACAGGGCGCTGAAACACTGGCGGGAGGCGGCGACGGTGATCCTGGCGGCCGGCCTGAGACACGCTCCGAGCGCGGACTCTCTGGAGAGAGTCACTCATACAGCGCACAAACCTGCCTTTGATTATCACGTGCTGCTGCTGAAACGGAGCGGGAACAGCGGCTTCATGCCCAATGCCTATGTGTTTCCTGGGGGGCTGGTGGACTCGTCTGACTTCTCCAGCGAGTGGCAGGAGGTCTTTAAATCCTTCACGAAAGCGCCCAACTTCGGTATAGGAGTCGCGAAGCAGCCGCCTGGGACCAGGCCACCCATTTTCGCCACCGACAGAGCGAAACTGGGATCCCCGATCCCCGGAGACGTGGCTTTCAGGATATGTGCGGTCAGGGAGACGTTTGAGGAGTCCGGCGTGCTCCTGGCGGTTCCCAAACAAGAGGAAAACGGCATTCGCGTGCGCACAGATGATGCTCGGGACAGTGGCCCCCTGCCAGCCCTCACCACACTGAGCGGAATGTGGGACAGAGACGTGCTGTCCAAGTGGAGGTCTCTGGTTATTGGTGACTCGGCGAATTTTATTAAGATGTGCAGGGAGCTGCAGTGTCTGCCCAATATCTGGGCTCTACACGAGTGGGGCAACTGGCTGACCCCCATAGGCATGCAGGGCAAACAGAGGCGCTACGACACTGCCTTCTACTTCTGCTGTCTGCACGACACGCCGCACACGCTTCACGACGACAGGGAAATAGTTCACTTCAAG TGGTCGAGTCCCTCTGAAGTGCTGCACAGCTATAAATCAAAGGAGATCTGGATCGCTCCTCCTCAGTTCTACGAGCTCGGACGTATGCGCCAGTTTCCAGCTCTCACAGATCTCCATGGCTTCGCCTGGCAGAGGTCTTTGGATGGGTGCGAACACTGGCTGCCTGTTCTCCTGCTAGCACCTGACTGCGTTGCAAGCATTTTACCAG GGGATGCTCTGTACCCGGAAAAAGTGGACCCCTCTGGAAGGAGCGGTGGCGTGATGAAAACTGAGAAAAGTCTCGAAAAGCTCCAGCTGGACAGCACAAACCTGCACCGTATCGTTGGGCAGGATCCGTATTCATTAACTGTCCACATGAACATCACACCCAAGTATAACCACCTGTCTCCTCTCTGCGCTGCAGATGTGGACAACTCCTCCAAAGACCACAGCAAACTCTGA
- the LOC128016832 gene encoding b(0,+)-type amino acid transporter 1: MDEDLKKPNTHNGSISGALEAKNQDQPKAAVLQKNVGLVSGICLIVGTMIGSGIFVSPKAVLEGTGAVGPCLCVWAACGVLATMGALCYAELGTMIMKSGGEYPYLMEGFGPVLAYLYSWTTIIVLKPSSFAIIALSCAEYASTPFYPGCTPPQVVTKCLAAACILIITAVNCLSVKLAYRVQNFFTTAKLLIIVIIVVSGIILLAQGNTQNLRDPFAGATTSFGAIGLAFYNGLWAYDGWNQLNFITEELKNPYRNLPLAIIIGIPLVTVCYILVNIAYFSVLTPIEFLQSPAVAVTFGDRVLYPLSWIVPLFVVFSTFGAANGSCFTAGRLTYVAGREGHMARIMSYISVKRYTPSPALIFNGFLSIIYIMPADINTLINYFSFAQWVFYGLTCLALIVMRFTRKDLQRPVKVPIVIPVLVVIVSCYLVLAPIIDKPEWEYLYCTVFIVGGLLLYVPFIYYKFNWTQRIMRPLTMHLQLLLEVVPPEKTE; this comes from the exons ATGGATGAAGATCTGAAAAAGCCGAACACTCACAATGGGAGCATCTCGGGTGCACTGGAAGCCAAAAACCAAGATCAGCCAAAAGCAGCAGTTCTGCAGAAGAat GTTGGTCTCGTAAGCGGCATCTGTCTTATAGTGGGAACAATGATTGGCTCAGGGATTTTCGTTTCTCCCAAAGCGGTTCTGGAGGGGACTGGAGCAGTGGgcccgtgtctgtgtgtgtgggcggCATGTGGAGTGCTGGCTACGATGG ggGCCCTCTGTTATGCTGAACTAGGCACAATGATCATGAAGTCTGGTGGAGAGTATCCGTACCTGATGGAGGGTTTTGGGCCAGTGCTAGCATACCTATATTCCTGGACCACGATCATCGTGCTGAAGCCTTCGTCATTTGCCATCATTGCCCTGAGTTGTGCTGAATATGCCTCCACACCGTTTTACCCAGGGTGCACTCCTCCTCAAGTGGTTACCAAGTGTCTGGCTGCAGCTTGTATCT TAATAATTACAGCCGTCAACTGTCTGAGTGTGAAGCTGGCCTACAGAGTGCAGAACTTTTTCACAACAGCCAAACTTTTGATTATTGTCATCATTGTGGTTTCAGGCATCATTCTGCTGGCTCAAG GCAATACACAGAATCTTAGAGACCCATTTGCAGGGGCAACAACATCATTTGGAGCAATTGGCCTTGCATTTTACAATGGACTATGGGCTTATGATGGATG gAATCAGCTTAACTTCATAACAGAAGAGCTGAAAAATCCATACAG aaaccTTCCCCTGGCAATAATTATTGGGATTCCCCTGGTTACTGTGTGCTATATATTAGTCAACATCGCATATTTCAGTGTCTTGACCCCTATTGAATTTCTGCAGTCTCCTGCCGTTGCTGTG ACCTTTGGTGACAGAGTGCTGTACCCATTATCATGGATTGTGCCTTTATTTGTGGTCTTTTCCACTTTTGGTGCAGCCAATGGGAGCTGTTTCACCGCAGGCAG GTTGACATATGTAGCGGGACGGGAGGGCCACATGGCTAGGATCATGTCATACATCAGTGTGAAACGTTACACACCTTCTCCAGCtctaatatttaat GGCTTCCTGTCAATCATCTACATCATGCCAGCAGACATAAACACTCTCATTAATTACTTCAGTTTTGCTCAGTGGGTTTTCTATGGGCTCACATGTCTTGCGCTCATTGTTATGCGATTCACCAGGAAGGATCTTCAGAGACCTGTCAAG GTGCCGATAGTCATCCCTGTTTTGGTGGTGATTGTGTCCTGTTATCTGGTTCTTGCTCCTATCATAGACAAGCCTGAGTGGGAATACCTGTACTGCACAGTGTTCATAGTCGGTGGTCTCCTCTTATATGTGCCCTTCATTTACTACAAATTCAACTGGACTCAGCGCATCATGA GGCCACTCACCATGCATCTTCAGCTGCTACTGGAAGTTGTTCCACCTGAAAAGACTGAGTGA